From the genome of Synergistaceae bacterium:
GAAGATCACCGCGCTGACAGCGGTCATCGAGCGCACGAAGGTGTACGACAGGCTCGATATGAATGCCGGCCTCACAAGAGGCAGCACGATCGTGCGGAAGATCGTCGGCACGTCCGCGCCAAGGTCGGCGGCCGCCTCCTCTATGGACGGGTCGATCTGCCTCAAAGATACTATCCCCGCCTCCACCCCCACCGGAAGCTCCCTTATGACGTAGTTGATCACTATGATCGCCCCCGTGCCCACAAGTATCAGGGGCGCCTTGTTGAAGGCCAGTATGTAGCTGATTCCGACCAGCGTCCCCGGCAGGGCGAAAGGAGTGAGTATCAGCATGTCCAGCAGCTTCTTCCCGGGGAAGTTCTTCCTCGTCAGCACCAGCGCCGCTATCATCGCCAGGAAGCCCGCTATCGGCGTGGCCATTCCCGCAAGTGTCAATGTATCAAGAAGCACTCGCCAGCCCCGCTCGAACGCCTCGCGAATGTTCGACAGGCTGAAGGAGTAGTCTATCCCCCAGTTCTTGACGAAGCAGCCGGCGATTATAGTGCCGTACAGGCTCAGCAGGAAAGCGATGATCACGAACATCACCGCCAGCAGAACTCTTTTCAGACCCGGCGACACAAGGTCTGTCAGCCGTGCCGACGGCTTGCCCGTCACCGTGACGAACGACCTGCGGCTCACCCAGTATCTCTGCACCAGGAAGGCCGACAGGGTCGGCATAAGCAGCAGCAGCGACAGGGCCGCTCCGTGCCCCAGCCTGTTCATCCCCGTGACCTCCATGTAGGACTCCACCGACAGAACGCGGAAGTTTCCCGCCAGTATCAGCGGGTTGGCGAAGTCCGCAAGAGAGTTGGTGAACACCAACAGCCAGGAGCTCAGCAGCCCCGGCACGGAGAGGGGCAGTGTGACCGTCCTGAAGGTCTCCCACCTGGTCGCCCGCAGGTTCATCGCCGCGTCCTCCAGCGTCGAGTCTATCCCCTCCAGCACCCCTATCATCGTCAGGTAGGCTATCGGGAACATCCCCATCGTCTGGACGACCGTCAGCCCGCCGAGCCCGTAGATGCTGAATCCCTCCAGCGACAGCAGCTGCCTTGTTATAAGCCCGTTGTTCCCGAACAGCAGGATTATCGACAGGGTGAGCGAGAAGGGGGGCGAGATGACAGGCAGGGTCGCTATCGCCGACAGAACCCTCTTGCCCCGGATCGCGGTACGCGATATGACGAATGCGAAGAGGAAGCCGACCGCGGTCGAGGCCGACGCGGTGTAGATCCCAAGCTCGATGCTGCCACGCAACGCGTTCATGTACTGCTTCTGCGACAGTATCGACTTCCAGATCTCCAGCGAGAACCTGCCCTCCTGCACGAAGGTCAGGCGCACCGCCTCGAACAGGGGGTATGCCACGAAGACCGCGACAATAGTGAAAAGCCCCAGGATGATAAAGCCGGTGACCGGGTCGCGGCTGTAGGTTGCCACCGCGAATACGGCCGTGAATATCACGAGTGC
Proteins encoded in this window:
- a CDS encoding iron ABC transporter permease, producing the protein ESSMYDEVYQPSDRLTVGGEVRRVLFAPAYDGETGDIIGTAIFLISSSDFDSFLTLMRGLFILALVIFTAVFAVATYSRDPVTGFIILGLFTIVAVFVAYPLFEAVRLTFVQEGRFSLEIWKSILSQKQYMNALRGSIELGIYTASASTAVGFLFAFVISRTAIRGKRVLSAIATLPVISPPFSLTLSIILLFGNNGLITRQLLSLEGFSIYGLGGLTVVQTMGMFPIAYLTMIGVLEGIDSTLEDAAMNLRATRWETFRTVTLPLSVPGLLSSWLLVFTNSLADFANPLILAGNFRVLSVESYMEVTGMNRLGHGAALSLLLLMPTLSAFLVQRYWVSRRSFVTVTGKPSARLTDLVSPGLKRVLLAVMFVIIAFLLSLYGTIIAGCFVKNWGIDYSFSLSNIREAFERGWRVLLDTLTLAGMATPIAGFLAMIAALVLTRKNFPGKKLLDMLILTPFALPGTLVGISYILAFNKAPLILVGTGAIIVINYVIRELPVGVEAGIVSLRQIDPSIEEAAADLGADVPTIFRTIVLPLVRPAFISSLSYTFVRSMTAVSAVIFLISAKWYHLTVQIYNFSECLRFGLASVLATTLIVIVLVTFGLLHILVRKNENLAKTVSN